Genomic segment of Apium graveolens cultivar Ventura chromosome 7, ASM990537v1, whole genome shotgun sequence:
atttatgctTTTACATCTCtttctaatttaaaatttacaaattaagataattatatttaaaatttatttattttagctcagttaagtaaaaaaaattctgacatttaatcaaacacttatttaacttataagtatccatctacttatcacttataagtcccctattcattttaagttataagttacttattttaagatttctcaAACGGGCACAAAGTACTCCATTTTTTATGCTACTCGTATGATTTAAATAAAGCCAATGATGAAGCTTTGTGTATGTAAAGAAATGCTGTAAAGGAAAAGCACAAAAAATCATTAATATGACTGGCTGGCTTTAAGCAGTTACAATCATACTTTTAACAACACCTTTGTTTACTTGTTATATTATTTCCTTTATTTGCAAAACATGGAAAACCTCTATATCTGTCCTTGATTTTAAGATTAAAAGGGcattttttttttgagaaatgCTATATTCTCAAAAACAGTTTCAAAAATggttttaaattttttaattggcaacatattattatttattatttcattaatGATATGAACATCATGTACATATATATAAGTTTTACCAATAATATCATGTCATTTGtcattttgaaatattttttaaaaccgTTTTCAAATACCTAGCACTGCTCTTTTTCTTTATTGTATTCACCTTTAAATTTGATCATCTTTAAAGCTTTATTGATGTGGCAGTACAGATATTGAAATTGTCTAAATATCTCTAATCTAAATAGTGGCTTGTACACTCTACTGTTGTCAACTAGATCATGTTCAATATCTGAACTCCGGGCTCTAGAATTTGATTATCTAGTCTTTCCATGTCCATAAATAGCTCTTATTAGAAAATCAAAGTACGTGTCAACTGTCAATGTATAATATATGCATCAGCCTATGGCAATTCCGGTGTCATGATTTCAATCCAGTGATCTAGAGTTGATTGTTTAAAGTGGTTTATGAAGAACGAAATAGAACTTAGTTCGGATTGCCGTGGTCCGGTCCGGATTTACAGTTTAACAGCCCTAGCTTCGACGAATCTCAAAATTATTTCCAGATGCTTTTAAAGGGACTTATAAATCATAGAATATAATTTTACAAGCTTGTGACCTCCACTTCAAGATTCAAGAAGTGGTAAACATTATTCCTCAATCTGTACAGAACATTTAACTAGCTGCTCTATTAATATCAGCATATTTTTTTCCGGATTGCCCGGGAATCAAATGGAACTGATAAGAACGGACTAAAAACAGAATCATAGGTAATGTGTAATCTCAGGAAATTTGATTTTCATTAGTCATTACAACACTCTATGAAGCAAGAACTATAGGAAGTATGTCTTACATTTACCATAAACTATAAAAGTGAGCTGTGTATTAACTAAATCCGCAAAGAATTAATACTAAAGAACTCTGTAAATTAGACTGCAGATCCTGTAGTAAATCAAAAACTTCACAATCATTTCCATTTGATTATACCATTTTCTCTGTTCGTAGGTTGAACAAGTCTGCATATTTCAAAGTTAATGCAACTAAATACACTAGAGTTGTTTTTCTAGAATTAGTACTgtttatatataaacaagaacTCAATTAAGTGTATTAGTTACACTGCTTCAGAACAATGACTgataagatgtataatatttgAATGAGCATAACAATATTTAAGTAAATAGGAAATAATTTAGACCATCAGCGTAATGTATTAAGCTTTAACTGATAATTCTGCGGAGTATCAATAAAATCTTTCCAATAAAATCTTTCCAGTAAATGTATTTCGCAATGATAGTAATTCAGATATAATTTGAATCAAGCAGTTCCCTTGAGCTTCTTAGTAATGCCAGCAATGTACTTCCCCTGATGAAAAGCCTGTTCAAGCTCCAGATCAGAAGGCTGTCGCGAACCATCTCCAGCATAAGTACCAGCACCATATGGACTTCCACCTTTGACACTCTCCATCTCAAACATACCAGATCCAAATGTATAGCCAATTGGTACAAAAATCATGCCATGGTGAACAAGCTGAGTAATGGCGGTCAGCCTGCATCAATCAGATAGTTTTCATTTTAGTTGACATTGTAAATAATGTTTTTCACATTTCCCTTAAAATCTGTCACATATACAAAGATCTATATCCTGAAATAAAGGCACTACTACATAATTGAAGAAGTAATGGCTGTCAAACTGCATAAACTATTACTAGTATTCTTTAAGAATATAGTAATAGTTTATAAGTAATGTCTAAGATCTATATCTGATCTTAGACATGATTTCATGTCGTCATGTGTGCCTTTCATGTTTGTATTCTATAAATAATGATGAAGACAGCAATATGCTAATAAATATCATTTATTTAGTAAAGGTCAgacataattaaaataatagCTTACGCAGTTGTTTCTTGACCACCGCCTTGAGATCCAGTGCTGTAAAAGAGGCCTGCAGGTTTGCCTGCTAGTTTCTGAGTTCCCCACAAGCCACCAGTTGAGTCTAGAAATGCCTTGAATTGTGCAGCCATCATTCCGAATCTAGTTGGAAAACCAAAGATCAAACCATCTGCCTCAGTAAGTTCATCTGGAGTAATGACTGGAACATCACTCCTCGGTGCAGCACTCAACTTTCCAAGCACTTCCCCTGATAGTGTTTCTGGCACCTAAAAGCAAACATACGGTTAGACATCAAATATGTCAAATCTTAGGCACATAAGAATATTTCATAATTTTAGATTTACTTGCAAGAACTAAAGTGAGATATCACATCATTGACTTGTCGAGGGGGACAGGGTAAGACTAGCTTCTGCTACTAGGCTATCTCTGAGATCTTtaaatttaaattggatttaaactCTTGCCCATAATAAAATCACACAATCACATTCAATATCATATTCCGAAAACTTTGAAGTAGGACTATACCAAATGTTAGACCACAGAGTAAATTACAATGGTTGCATACCTGCCACAGCTTAGCCTCAACTCCTTCAACGGAAGAAGCTCCCTTAAGAATCTCTTCTGCAAGCTTTGCAACATGCCCATACATAGAGTAGTACCTGTACCAATATCAAAGCTTTTCATTATTTCTAGTCATGCAAATAATCCGAATCAATGTCATTCACCAACATATATGTTGCATAAACTCTGCTTCTAATTTACTAATCTACCAATGTCTATAGcatagatcatataaagatctTGACATGAGATGTAACTAGTTATTAAACACATTAAAAAACATGGCATTGAGTTACAAATAACAAACAATGAATCCTTTtaattattattcacattaaGAGTAAATCTATCAAGAAAACTTTAATTTACTATAATCAAGAATAAATCAAGAAAACAACACATAAGCCATCTTAAGAGAATCAGACAATAagaaaagttcaagaaaagcatacaCAATATAGACTTTAGTTGCCATTGCTGTTTGATAAAACACAAGCTGCTTAAACTGAAGACTCAAATGATaagatgatgaagaagatgggGAAGGACAGAGTTTATATAGTTGTGAGAGTTGACCAGATTCTTAAACTTCCATGTCTTTTCGCATTCTACACGCATATATTGATATTAAAAAGATTATATTTACCATAAATAAGATGCTATCAAAAGTTACAAGTTGAACGTCACCATCACATTAGTCAGTTTTTGTAATTACATTTTTCTTGATTTTGTTGATGTCATGCTTATGATTATTAGTGGTCATAATTATGATAATTGTTGATTTTATTTGAAGATATTGATTTATTGCATCTGTGCGCCCTTAATCAGAGCAACCTTAAAATATCATTCATGGGGATACAATAAAACCTCTGACGCTAATATCCTCGAAAACGAGAAAAAATACTATTACAAAGAGGTTATTCTTAAGTAGAggttaatatataatttttaatttaaaaattaattaaaaatattttattataaaattttattaactTAACTAGAAGAATATGAATAAGTTTCTTGAACATTCCACCAAGCGGTTTACGCCTCAATTGAAGAAGAAATTATTGCCCTGAGGCAAGATGATAACCCAGAGAATGATATTGTATAAATCGAAAAGATTTCAGGTCAAGAAATTTCAAAGATGCTCGAGAAATTGGGATTATTTTGAATACAACCATATGGAGATTGTGGTGATCAATTATTATGGATACACAAGCTAAAAGATGAATGTTGACCTGAACGACCAAGCGATTGTCACAAATAACTTTAGAAGAATATTTTGAGTTGTTTGAAAATTCCAATGTTTATATAACAAGattatatttattggatatatatgaataaatttaataaattttaagtAGTTTTATTCTTGTATAAAGGAAAATTAATAAATGATGGATTTTAAAATAGTATAGAATATTACAATGTAgagtttatttttaattataattggTCCAAGTGGGGACTGTAATTTTTTATTACAATACGAAGTATTGCTATATGG
This window contains:
- the LOC141675219 gene encoding putative NAD(P)H dehydrogenase (quinone) FQR1-like 1; protein product: MATKVYIVYYSMYGHVAKLAEEILKGASSVEGVEAKLWQVPETLSGEVLGKLSAAPRSDVPVITPDELTEADGLIFGFPTRFGMMAAQFKAFLDSTGGLWGTQKLAGKPAGLFYSTGSQGGGQETTALTAITQLVHHGMIFVPIGYTFGSGMFEMESVKGGSPYGAGTYAGDGSRQPSDLELEQAFHQGKYIAGITKKLKGTA